The following coding sequences are from one Perognathus longimembris pacificus isolate PPM17 chromosome 13, ASM2315922v1, whole genome shotgun sequence window:
- the LOC125361755 gene encoding olfactory receptor 51E1, which translates to MGGPNGNESSATYFTLIGLPGLEEAQFWLAFPLCSLYVIAVLGNLTIIYVVRTEHSLHEPMYIFLCMLSGLDILISTSSMPKMMAIFWFNSTAIQFDACLVQMFAIHSLSGMESTVLLAMAFDRYVAICHPLRHATVLTLPRVAKIGMAAVVRGAALMAPLPVFIKRLPFCHSTILSHSYCLHQDVMKLACADIRVNVIYGLIVIISAIGLDSLLISFSYLLILKTVLGLTREAQAKAFSTCVSHVCAVFIFYVPFIGLSMVHRFSKRRDSLLPVIMANIYLLVPPVLNPIVYGVKTREIRQRILRLFHVPTRTSDP; encoded by the coding sequence ATGGGGGGCCCCAATGGCAATGAATCCAGTGCAACGTATTTCACTCTCATAGGCCTGCCGGGCTTGGAGGAGGCTCAGTTTTGGTTGGCCTTTCCGCTGTGCTCCCTCTATGTTATTGCTGTGCTAGGTAATTTGACCATCATATACGTTGTACGGACAGAGCACAGCCTACATGAGCCCATGTATATCTTTCTTTGCATGCTCTCTGGCCTCGACATCCTCATCTCCACCTCATCCATGCCCAAAATGATGGCCATCTTCTGGTTCAACTCTACTGCTATCCAGTTTGATGCTTGTCTGGTACAGATGTTTGCCATCCATTCCCTGTCTGGCATGGAGTCCACAGTGCTGCTGGCCATGGCCTTtgatcgctatgtggccatctgccatCCTCTACGCCATGCCACTGTGCTCACGTTGCCTCGTGTTGCCAAGATTGGCATGGCTGCGGTGGTCCGGGGTGCTGCCTTAATGGCACCCCTGCCTGTCTTCATCAAGCGGCTGCCCTTCTGCCACTCTACTATCCTGTCTCATTCCTATTGCCTACACCAAGATGTCATGAAACTTGCCTGTGCTGATATCCGCGTCAACGTCATCTATGGCCTCATTGTCATTATCTCTGCGATTGGCCTGGACTCCCTTCTCATCTCCTTCTCCTATCTGCTTATCCTTAAGACTGTGCTGGGCTTGACACGTGAGGCCCAGGCAAAGGCATTTAGCACATGTGTCTCTCACGTATGTGCTGTGTTCATCTTCTACGTGCCTTTCATCGGGTTGTCGATGGTGCACCGTTTCAGCAAGAGACGTGACTCTCTCCTGCCTGTCATTATGGCCAACATCTACCTGTTGGTGCCTCCAGTGCTCAACCCCATCGTGTATGGAGTGAAGACCAGGGAGATTCGGCAGCGCATCCTTCGTCTTTTCCATGTGCCCACACGTACTTCAGATCCCTAG
- the LOC125361437 gene encoding olfactory receptor 51E2: protein MSSCNFTHATFVLIGIPGLEEAHFWFGFPLLSMYVVALFGNCIVVFIVRTERSLHAPMYLFLCMLAAIDLALSTSTMPKILALFWFDSQEITFEACLVQMFFIHTLSAIESTILLAMAFDRYVAICHPLRHAAVLNNTVTAQIGVVAVIRGSLFFFPLPLLIKRLAFCHSNVLSHSYCVHQDVMKLAYTDTLPNVVYGLTAILLVMGVDVMFISLSYFLIIRTVLQLPSKSERAKAFGTCVSHIGVVLAFYVPLIGLSVVHRFGNSLHPIVHVLMGDVYLLLPPVINPIIYGAKTKQIRTRVLAMFKISCDKDLVAGGHR from the coding sequence ATGAGTTCCTGCAACTTCACCCACGCCACCTTCGTCCTCATTGGCATCCCCGGACTGGAGGAAGCTCATTTCTGGTTTGGTTTCCCGCTGCTTTCTATGTACGTCGTGGCGTTGTTCGGAAATTGCATTGTGGTCTTCATTGTGAGGACAGAGCGCAGCCTGCATGCACCCATGTACCTCTTTCTCTGCATGCTGGCTGCCATTGACCTGGCCTTATCCACATCCACCATGCCCAAGATCCTCGCCCTCTTCTGGTTTGACTCCCAGGAGATTACTTTTGAGGCCTGTCTTGTCCAGATGTTCTTTATTCACACTCTGTCGGCCATTGAATCTACCATACTGCTGGCCATGGCCTTTGACCGTTACGTGGCCATTTGCCACCCACTGCGCCACGCTGCAGTGCTCAACAACACAGTCACCGCCCAGATCGGCGTGGTCGCTGTCATCCGGGgatccctcttttttttccccctgcctctgcTCATCAAGCGGCTGGCCTTCTGCCACTCCAATGTGCTCTCCCACTCCTACTGCGTGCACCAGGATGTGATGAAGTTGGCCTATACAGACACATTGCCCAATGTAGTCTACGGTCTGACTGCCATTCTGCTTGTCATGGGAGTAGATGTCATGTTCATCTCCTTGTCCTATTTTCTGATTATACGAACAGTTCTTCAACTGCCTTCCAAGTCAGAGCGGGCCAAGGCCTTCGGCACCTGCGTGTCACACATCGGTGTGGTCTTGGCCTTCTACGTGCCCCTCATTGGCCTCTCAGTGGTACACCGATTTGGAAACAGCCTGCATCCTATTGTGCACGTGCTCATGGGGGACGTGTATCTGCTGCTCCCTCCGGTGATCAATCCCATCATCTACGGTGCCAAGACCAAGCAGATCAGAACGCGGGTGCTGGCTATGTTCAAGATCAGCTGTGACAAGGACCTGGTGGCGGGGGGACACAGGTGA